The Lycium barbarum isolate Lr01 chromosome 9, ASM1917538v2, whole genome shotgun sequence genome has a segment encoding these proteins:
- the LOC132611929 gene encoding uncharacterized protein LOC132611929, which translates to MRHPADSVAWKTLDELHPSFATEPRNVRLGLASDGFQPFKSSKTPYSIWPVVLIPYNLPPWLCMKQENFILSMLILGPESPGDAIDVYLQPLIEELKELWETGVETFDASTRQNFMLHATLLWTINDFPAYANLSGWSTKGKLACPCCNKETLSIRLENDSFDGTKERKKPLKILSGNDIPDLVADLDGITLSKDPKKKTKKSHDSRGDNWNKKSIFFDLPYWKTLLLRHNLDVMHIEKNICDNIFGTILNVNGKIKDTLNSQMDLQAMNIKKELHPIKRGDKYELPTACYTLSPEEKHNFFTFLKNLKVPDGFSSNISQCVNLKDRKLSGLESHDCHVILQHLLPLAIRGMLCKSVLEPLIELSIFFNILGEKCLRVDELEKIEAQIPITLCKFEKVFIPAFFDIMVHLPIHLANEAKIAGPIQYRWMYLVERWLYFLKSFIRNRACPEGSVAEGYLATECMTLCSRYLHMMETKFNRNEWNYDGGAIESDGGLAGFSQPGKFLGSVDTAGVLDSSEFEQAHFYILKNCDEIQPFLEEFPQIPVDTSKNNSDIEWNRQFVEELHKHDDSKKIKDLHSLSRGPLLYVTSFKGYVTNGYRFHVKDHDTGLRTQNCGVVVVDETNEENKNIDYYGELTEILELQFTGGRRVVLFRCLWFDVFDQERGIKVDKYGFVSVNRQRFLKINEPFVLANQASQVFYANDLSNKGWHVVRKVQPRDSFDVGEKEEDDLEELPGI; encoded by the exons ATGAGGCACCCAGCTGATTCAGTAGCATGGAAGACACTTGATGAACTTCACCCATCTTTTGCCACCGAGCCTCGTAATGTTCGACTTGGACTTGCTAGTGATGGTTTTCAACCATTTAAAAGTTCCAAAACTCCGTATAGCATTTGGCCTGTGGTACTTATTCCTTATAATTTACCACCTTGGTTATGCATGAAGCAAGAGAATTTTATTTTATCGATGCTTATTCTTGGTCCTGAAAGTCCCGGAGATGCAATTGATGTTTATCTCCAACCTTTGATAGAGGAATTAAAGGAATTATGGGAAACTGGAGTTGAGACCTTTGATGCATCAACTAGACAGAATTTTATGTTACATGCAACGTTGTTATGGACCATTAATGACTTTCCAGCATATGCAAATTTGTCGGGATGGAGTACCAAAGGAAAATTGGCTTGCCCATGTTGCAATAAAGAAACTCTTTCAATTAGGTTGGAAAATG ATTCATTTGATGGCACTAAGGAGCGGAAAAAACCACTAAAAATTCTATCTGGCAATGACATACCTGATTTAGTGGCTGATTTAGATGGGATAACACTATCAAAGGATCCAAAGAAGAAGACCAAAAAATCACATGATAGTAGGGGTGATAATTGGAATAAGAAGAGTATTTTCTTTGATCTTCCATATTGGAAAACACTACTGTTGCGACATAATTTAGATGTGATGCACATTGAAAAAAATATATGTGATAATATTTTTGGgacaatcttaaatgttaatggaAAAATCAAAGATACATTGAATTCTCAGATGGATTTGCAAGCAATGAACATAAAGAAAGAATTGCATCCAATAAAAAGGGGGGATAAATATGAGTTACCAACTGCATGTTACACATTGTCTCCTGAAGAAAAGCATAACTTTTTCACTTTCTTAAAGAATTTAAAGGTCCCAGATGGATTTTCATCAAATATTTCTCAATGTGTCAACCTGAAAGATCGCAAACTTTCAGGCTTGGAAAGTCATGATTGCCATGTTATTCTACAACATTTACTCCCACTTGCGATACGCGGTATGCTCTGCAAATCTGTGCTTGAACCACTTATTGAGTTGTCTATATTTTTCAACATCCTTGGAGAGAAATGCTTAAGAGTAGATGAGCTAGAGAAAATAGAAGCCCAAATTCCTATAACTCTGTGCAAGTTCGAAAAGGTCTTCATTCCTGCATTTTTTGATATCATGGTCCACTTGCCAATTCATTTAGCAAATGAAGCTAAGATTGCGGGACCTATTCAATATCGATGGATGTATCTAGTGGAGCGATGGCTATACTTTTTGAAGTCTTTTATTCGTAATAGGGCTTGCCCAGAAGGCTCCGTTGCAGAGGGATATTTAGCAACTGAATGTATGACCTTATGTTCAAGGTATTTGCATATGATGGAAACAAAATTTAATCGCAATGAATGGAATTATGATGGTGGTGCTATTGAATCTGATGGAGGTTTAGCAGGTTTTTCTCAACCTGGAAAATTTTTAGGCAGTGTCGACACAGCGGGCGTTCTTGATTCATCTGAATTTGAGCAggcacatttttatattttgaagaaCTGTGATGAAATTCAACCATTTCTCGA AGAATTTCCACAAATTCCAGTTGATACGTCTAAAAATAATTCAGATATCGAATGGAATAGACAATTC GTTGAGGAATTGCACAAACACGATGATAGTAAGAAAATAAAAGACTTGCACTCATTGTCACGTGGTCCTCTGCTATATGTGACAAGTTTCAAAGGCTATGTTACTAATGGATATAGGTTTCACGTGAAAGACCATGATACAGGTTTGAGAACTCAAAATTGTGGGGTGGTTGTAGTTGATGAAACTAATGAAGAGAATAAAAATATTGATTACTACGGAGAGTTAACTGAGATTCTTGAATTACAATTTACTGGGGGAAGAAGAGTGGTGTTGTTTCGATGTTTGTGGTTTGATGTGTTTGACCAAGAAAGGGGAATTAAAGTAGATAAATATGGCTTCGTAAGTGTTAACCGCCAGCGGTTTTTGAAAATAAATGAGCCTTTTGTATTAGCCAACCAAGCATCACAGGTATTCTATGCTAACGATCTTTCGAATAAAGGCTGGCATGTTGTACGAAAGGTTCAACCTCGTGATTCTTTTGATGTTGGGGAAAAAGAGGAAGATGATTTAGAGGAGCTACCAGGAATCTAG